One window of Ziziphus jujuba cultivar Dongzao chromosome 5, ASM3175591v1 genomic DNA carries:
- the LOC107421274 gene encoding 11-beta-hydroxysteroid dehydrogenase B, with product MDFVNTFLNWIVPPASMVMLACAWPALCFINACEWLYNSLNSENMDDKVVIITGASSGIGEQIAYEYAKRRANLVLVARRENRLRGISENARRIGARHVMIIAADVVKEEDCRRFISETVHFHGRVDHLVNTVSLGHTFYFDEVTDTSIFPHLLDINFWGNVYPTFVALPYLYQTNGRIIVNASVENWLPLPRMSLYAAAKSALVNFYDTLRFEVKDEIGITIATHGWIGSEISGGKFMLEEGAEMQWKEEREVHVGGGPVEEFARLIVSGACRGDQYVKYPSWYDIFLLYRAFAPNILSWTFRLLVSPHGARRTSLIGTGRPIAEGSSGRPMLEGTSPRKLLAGPITFSQLSTQHQLKLE from the exons ATGGATTTCGTGAACACATTCCTAAATTGGATAGTGCCTCCAGCGAGCATGGTGATGCTGGCCTGTGCATGGCCAGCTTTATGCTTCATCAATGCTTGTGAGTGGCTTTATAACTCCTTAAACAGTGAAAATATGGATGATAAAGTGGTTATTATCACTGGAGCTTCTTCTGGCATTGGGGAG CAAATTGCATACGAGTATGCAAAAAGGAGGGCAAATCTTGTGTTAGTTGCACGCAGAGAGAACAGACTTCGCGGTATCAGTGAGAATGCTAGACGTATTGGTGCTAGGCATGTTATGATTATAGCCGCAGATGTTGTCAAAGAGGAGGATTGTAGGAGATTCATCAGTGAAACAGTACACTTCCATGGCCGTG TGGATCATCTTGTAAACACTGTAAGTTTAGGACATACATTCTACTTTGATGAAGTTACTGATACTTCGATCTTTCCCCATTTATTG GACATAAATTTTTGGGGAAATGTTTATCCAACATTTGTTGCACTTCCTTATCTATATCAAACAAATGGTCGAATCATCGTTAATGCATCGGTTGAGAATTGGTTACCGTTGCCTAGAATGAGCCTATACGCG GCAGCAAAGTCAGCTCTTGTAAACTTTTATGATACATTGAGATTTGAAGTAAAAGATGAAATTGGAATAACCATTGCAACCCATGGCTGGATTGGAAGCGAAATCTCTGGTGGCAAGTTCATGCTCGAAGAAGGTGCCGAGATGCAATGGAAGGAAGAAAGAGAg gtgcacgttgGCGGCGGACCGGTGGAAGAATTTGCGAGGTTGATTGTTTCGGGGGCATGCCGGGGAGATCAATATGTGAAGTATCCAAGTTGGTATGATATATTTCTACTATACAGGGCTTTTGCACCCAATATTCTGAGTTGGACATTCCGGCTGCTTGTTTCACCGCATGGCGCGCGGAGGACTTCCCTTATCGGTACAGGGAGGCCTATTGCCGAAGGCTCCAGTGGGAGGCCTATGTTGGAGGGAACCTCTCCTAGGAAGCTTCTTGCTGGTCCTATTACATTCTCCCAACTCAGCACCCAGCACCAGCTAAAACTGGAATGA